The following is a genomic window from Bacillus sp. V2I10.
ATGAAAAAGATAAAAAGTATAATATATCCCGGTGCACCGAGGAGGATTTTAACGTTGAGACATGCCATCATAACAGCTGGTTCAAAAGGTTTAGGAAGAAAAGTGACAGAGCTGTTCCTGAATAAAGGCTACTCTGTCACAATTAATTACCGCAGTGATGAATCTGCCGCTGCGCAGCTAAAGAAACAATATGCACATCTTGAAGACCGTATGCTCTTTATTAAAGGGGACGTAACAAAAAAAGAAGACCTGCTTTATTTAGTCGATGAGGCATTCAAAAAGTTTGGCCGCATCGACTGTTTAATTAATAATGCCGGTCCTTACATATTTGAAAGAAAAAAACTGGCTGATTATCTGGATGAGGAATGGCATGAAATGATAGACGGCAATTTGACCGCTGTCTTTCATCTTTTGAAAAAAGTAATTCCCATCATGCGAAAACAGCAATACGGGCGGATTATCACCTACGGTTTTCAAGGAGCTGATTCATCATCCGGCTGGCTCCATCGTTCAGCCTTCAGCGCAGCAAAAACCGGGCTTGCTTCTCTCACAAAAACCATTGCCATTGAGGAAGCAGAATACGGCATTACAGCAAATATGATCTGCCCTGGCAATATCACAGGAGAGATGAAGGAAGCGACTATTTCTCAGGCAAGAGAAAAACGAGATCCGGAGACTCCGATTGGCAGATCCGGTACAGGAGAAGATATTGGAAGGCTGATTGCGTTTTTATGCAGTGAAAATTCAGATATGATTACAGGAGCTGTCATTGAGGCTACCGGAGCTGTCAATGTATTGAACCGAAGACCATAATGTCACCTCAACTTAGCTGGGGTTTTTTTAAAAAGATTGAGGAATCTATTTAAAATAGTAAGAAAAACGCACATTTCCTAGAATACATTTCCAATTTATATAAGTTTCCATATGATAAATTAAGGAAATACTAAAAATAGTACCGGAAGAATTGGAAATGATACAGGAGGAAAAACGATGAAAATCGGCATACCTAAAGAAGTTAAAAATAATGAGAACCGTGTGGCAATGACCCCTGCTGGCGTCATCCCCCTTATTCAGGCGGGCCATGATGTTTATATTGAGCAAAACGCAGGGGAAGGCTCTGGTTTTCCGGATCATCAGTATATTGAAGCAGGTGCGAGAATTGTACCTTCGCCAGAAGAAGCCTGGTCGATGGATATGGTTATGAAGGTGAAGGAGCCCCTTCCGTCTGAATACCAGCATTTTCGTGAAGGCTTAATTTTATTCACCTATCTGCATCTTGCTGCTGAATCAGAGCTTACGCGTGCACTGATTGACCGGAAAGTAGTTGGAATAGCATATGAAACCGTTCAGCTTCCAAACCGCTCACTGCCTCTATTAACACCGATGAGTGAAGTGGCAGGAAGAATGGCCTCGCAAATTGGAGCCCAGTTCTTAGAGAAGCCAAAAGGCGGAATGGGTATTTTATTGTCAGGAGTTCCAGGAGTAAAGCGCGGGAAAGTGGCCATAATTGGAGGCGGCGTAGCCGGAACGAACGCTGCCAAAATTGCCGTCGGACTTGGAGCCGATGTTACCATGCTCGATGTGAATCCGGATCGTCTCCGCCAGCTGGATGATATTTTTGGAAAAGAAATCACCACGCTTATGTCAAATCCCTATAACATTGGTTATGCTGTCAGCCAATCAGATCTTGTCATTGGAGCGGTGCTGATTCCGGGGGCAAGAGCGCCAAAGCTTGTATCCGAAGAAATGGTCCAAAGTATGACGGCAGGTTCAGTCATTGTTGATATTGCCATCGATCAGGGCGGTATTTTTGCTACTACAGACAGAATTACAACTCATGACAATCCTACGTATGAAAAGCATGGCGTCCTTCACTATGCTGTGGCCAATATGCCTGGAGCAGTACCAAGAACATCAACGATTGCCCTTACAAATGTAACTGTTCCTTATGCCGTGCAGATTGCGAATAAGGGGTATAAAAAAGCTTGCTTGGAGAATGAATCGCTTTTAAAAGGTCTCAATACATTAAATGGTTTTGTAACTTATGAAGCCGTTGCGGAATCTCACGGATTAACCTATTCAGATGCAAAAGCACTGCTGGGTGAATAATGCAGAAAGAGAACATTAAAAAGATGTTTGCATTACTTGGAAACCAGGTTTTGAAGAAGTTAAAGCGAAACTTGAAAAACGCTTAGAGGAATAAGGTTTTACGCTACTTTCCTTATTATTTTTAATAAGGTAATTGCATAGTTCTCGGGGAATAAAAAAGGGTGACTGACCACATTTTGACCACATTCTTTGCTAAAATGTGTTTGAGTCGGCCATATACTCCGAGAATTTATTAATTGATTTAGCTTCCATTGATTTTGTAACATGTGAATAAATATTTCCGGTAGTCATTATATCCTTGTGTCCTAATCTTTCTTGAATCTCTTTTAAAGAAACTTCTGCTTCCAGCAGCATAACAGCATGAGTATGCCCTAGATCGTGAATTTTAATATTAGGTACCCTGCTTATTTTCTTTAGCCTTTCAAATGCAGTTTGAATTGTTCTATCCCTTAAACGCTTGCCAACTTCTTTGCAAAATACAAAACTCAATTTAGAATATCTGTCTCCGTATAAGAGTTTCCTCTTATTTTGGAGGTGCTTTAATTTTCGAAGCTCCTGTATTAGGTATGGATCTATTTTTATTGTTCTATATGACGAATCTGTCTTAGGTGGTTCGAAAGCATCTTCATCACTACTAAGGTGATATAACAATGTTTTATTGACAGTTAACTCTGCTCTGTCCAGGTCAATATCTTCCCACTGAAGAGCCATACCCTCTCCTTTTCTCAATCCCGTTCGAATAAGTGTTAGAAACAAAAAGAAATATGCTTCTTTATCTTGTGTGCTTTCCGTGAAAAGAAGATTAGATCCGGGAGGAATCAATTTCAGAGGTCCTCTAAAAAATTCAGCATAAACGATAAAAATGAACAAATACCAATACCTTGAA
Proteins encoded in this region:
- a CDS encoding SDR family oxidoreductase, coding for MRHAIITAGSKGLGRKVTELFLNKGYSVTINYRSDESAAAQLKKQYAHLEDRMLFIKGDVTKKEDLLYLVDEAFKKFGRIDCLINNAGPYIFERKKLADYLDEEWHEMIDGNLTAVFHLLKKVIPIMRKQQYGRIITYGFQGADSSSGWLHRSAFSAAKTGLASLTKTIAIEEAEYGITANMICPGNITGEMKEATISQAREKRDPETPIGRSGTGEDIGRLIAFLCSENSDMITGAVIEATGAVNVLNRRP
- the ald gene encoding alanine dehydrogenase; the protein is MKIGIPKEVKNNENRVAMTPAGVIPLIQAGHDVYIEQNAGEGSGFPDHQYIEAGARIVPSPEEAWSMDMVMKVKEPLPSEYQHFREGLILFTYLHLAAESELTRALIDRKVVGIAYETVQLPNRSLPLLTPMSEVAGRMASQIGAQFLEKPKGGMGILLSGVPGVKRGKVAIIGGGVAGTNAAKIAVGLGADVTMLDVNPDRLRQLDDIFGKEITTLMSNPYNIGYAVSQSDLVIGAVLIPGARAPKLVSEEMVQSMTAGSVIVDIAIDQGGIFATTDRITTHDNPTYEKHGVLHYAVANMPGAVPRTSTIALTNVTVPYAVQIANKGYKKACLENESLLKGLNTLNGFVTYEAVAESHGLTYSDAKALLGE
- a CDS encoding site-specific integrase; amino-acid sequence: MFIFIVYAEFFRGPLKLIPPGSNLLFTESTQDKEAYFFLFLTLIRTGLRKGEGMALQWEDIDLDRAELTVNKTLLYHLSSDEDAFEPPKTDSSYRTIKIDPYLIQELRKLKHLQNKRKLLYGDRYSKLSFVFCKEVGKRLRDRTIQTAFERLKKISRVPNIKIHDLGHTHAVMLLEAEVSLKEIQERLGHKDIMTTGNIYSHVTKSMEAKSINKFSEYMADSNTF